The following proteins come from a genomic window of Dromaius novaehollandiae isolate bDroNov1 chromosome 19, bDroNov1.hap1, whole genome shotgun sequence:
- the MYO18A gene encoding unconventional myosin-XVIIIa isoform X3, which translates to MFNLMKKDKEKDGARKEKKEKKEKKERMSAAELKSLEEMSMRRGFFNLNRASKRESKTRLEISNPIPIKVASGSDLHLTDIDSDSNRGSVILDSGHLSTASSSDDLKVDDGNFKGSVLQRAAKFGSLAKQNSQMIVKRFSFSQRSRDESASETSTPSEHSAAPSPQVEVRALETQLAKHGASPGRPRSPSAASLRARVPELVGKRFPADLRLPAVVPPQPPAPRQLELQRRNTGDFGFSLRRTTMLDRGPDGQVYRRVVHFAEPGAGTKDLALGLVPGDRLVEINGRNVESKSRDEIVEMIRQSGETVQLKVQPILELSELSRCWLRGGEGARRAACELDPAAPASAPSQGQADDAPAAPCGPIPAAAQAKTEEQMAAEEAWYETDKVWLVHRDGFSLASQLRADEASLLPEGKAKVKLDHDGAVLEVDEDDVEKANPPSCDRAEDLASLVYLNESSVLHTLRQRYGGNLVHTYAGPTMVIVNPLSSPSMYSEKVMHMFKGCRREDMSPHIYAVAQAAYRSMLMSRQDQAVVLLGSSGSGKTTNCQHLVQYLATIAGSTGKVFSAEKWQALYTILEAFGNSSTSMNGNATRFSQIISLDFDQAGQVASASVQTLLLEKLRVARRPANEATFNVFYYLLACSDSALRTELHFNHLAENNVFGIVPLSKPEEKQKATQQFNKLQAAMKVMGISGDEQKAFWLVLGAIYHLGAAGATKEPLADGADADEAGRKQFARHEWAQKAAYLLGCGLEELSSSVFKHQPKGSLQRSTSFRQGPEDAGLGDGTGPKLSALECLEGMAAGLYSELFTLLISLLNRALKSSQHSLCSVTVVDTPGAQNPALAGQSRGATFEELCHNYAQERLQLLFHQRTCAQELERYKEENIELALADTEPSTPGSVATVDQPSHQALVRSLARTDEARGLLWLLEEEALQPGGTEDTLLERLFSYYGPQEGGKKGHDPLLPSDKPRHFFLGHSSGTNWVEYDATGWLNHVKHNPASQNASVLLQESQKKIISSLFAGRAGSALVLSGSVAGLEGGSQLALRRATSMRKTFTTGVAAVKKKSLCIQIKLQVDALIDSIKKSKVHFVHCFLPKAEGAGGDPRGLPSQRVSGSELDLPAEHCEAGLMQLDVPLLRAQLRGSRLLDALRMYRQGYPDHMVFAEFRRRFDVLAPHLTKKHGRNYIVVDEKRAVEELLESLDLEKSSYHMGLSRVFFRAGCLARLEEQRDEQTSKNITLFQAACRGFLARQLFKKRKIQDLAIRCVQKNIKKNKGVKGWPWWKLFTTVRPLIEVQLTEDQIRGKDEEIQQLKGKLEKVEKERNELRLHSDRLESRITELTSELTDERNAGESASQLLDAETAERLQAEKEMKDLQAKYDALKKQMESMEMEVMEARLIRAAELNGELDDDDSGGEWRLKYERAVREIDFTKKRLQQELEDKLELEQQGKRQLERRLTDLQADSDESQRALQQLKKKCQRLASELQDTKLHLEGQQGRNHDLEKKQRRFDGELAQAHEEAQRERLQREKLSREKDVLVAEAFGLKQLLEDRDADIAGLTQKVEGLEAELQDISSQESKDEASLAKVKKQLRDLEAKAKDQEEELDEQAGTIQMLEQAKLRLEMEMERLRQTHAKEVESRDEEVEEIRQSCQKKLKQMEVQLEEEYEDKQKVLREKRELESKLTAVSDQVNQRDFETEKRLRRDLKRTKALLADAQIMLDHLKNNAPSKREIAQLKNQLEESEFTCAAAVKARKSMEVEIEDLHLQIDDLSKAKAALEEQLSRLQREKNEVQSRLEEDQEDMNELMKKHKAAVAQASRDLAQMNDLQTQLEDVGKEKQELQEKLQGLQSQLEFLEQSMVDKSLVSRQEAKIRELETRLEFERTQVKRLESLATRLKENLEKLTEERDQRAAAESREKEQNKRLQRQLRDVKEEMGELAKKEAEASRKKHELEMDLESLEAANQSLQSDLKLAFKRIGDLQAAIEDEMESDSNEDLINSLQDMVTKYQKRKNKLDGDSDADSELEDRVDGVKSWLSKSKGSSKAVSDDGSLKGSRDGQDGGEPAERPASAASSLSYRKRAGLTDSIGGRGDERTLFSALGERPASPERPRRSARRDAEPRDRAAAVARAFAEASSRAREGLQKRWSLSATDVGKASAASAPVSRASSASWRGPDDEGDDGGSALSFALSSPGSLRSRRPDSRLSLARSRADEAEEGGGGARSPCSPPPLGRSFSVPPRPRSAASSAGGRPAAAPRSYLDPDLEAAIEEVLSYRPLGAARSHPGSDEEEEEEEDGRSVRSARSAILPRAADCPAGGLRRSASALDFCRPPRGKGRHGGSSAESSEEEEPKRKGSKKHAKKAKKKAKKKKKQPSESESSSESSSESSSESSSSSTVSYRSSSSIKKGPGKTGPAAEASAGAGRSGKEKKEEKKRKKQVDSLMMKYLYRPESD; encoded by the exons ATGTTCAACCTGATGAAGAAGGACAAAGAGAAGGATGGGGccaggaaggagaagaaggagaagaaggagaagaaggagcgGATGTCGGCGGCTGAGCTCAAGAGCCTGGAGGAGATGAGCATGCGCCGGGGCTTCTTCAACCTCAACCGGGCCTCCAAGCGGGAGTCCAAGACCCGCCTGGAGATCTCCAACCCCATCCCCATCAAGGTGGCCAGCGGCTCCGACCTGCACCTCACGGACATCGACTCCGACAGCAACCGGGGCAGCGTCATCCTGGACTCGGGGCACCTGAGCACGGCCAGCTCCAGCGACGACCTCAAGGTGGACGACGGCAACTTCAAGGGCTCGGTGCTGCAGCGGGCGGCCAAGTTCGGCTCGCTGGCCAAGCAGAACTCGCAGATGATCGTCAAGCGCTTCTCCTTCTCGCAGAGGAGCCGGGACGAGAGCGCCTCGGAGACCTCGACGCCCTCCGAGCACTCGGCGGCCCCCTCGCCGCAGGTGGAGGTGCGCGCGCTGGAGACGCAGCTCGCCAAGCACGGCGCgtccccgggccgcccccggaGCCCGTCCGCCGCCTCGCTGCGAGCCCGCGTGCCCGAGCTCGTGGGCAAGCGCTTCCCCGCCGACCTGCGGCTGCCGGCCGTggtgcccccgcagccccctgctccccggcagctggagctgcagcggCGCAACACCGGCGATTTCGGCTTCTCCCTGCGCCGCACCACCATGCTGGACCGGGGCCCCGACGGGCAGGTGTACCGGCGCGTGGTGCACTTCGCCGAGCCCGGCGCCGGCACCAAAGACCTGGCGCTGGGGCTGGTGCCGGGCGACCGGCTGGTGGAGATCAACGGGCGAAACGTGGAGAGCAAGTCGCGGGACGAGATCGTGGAGATGATCCGGCAGTCGGGGGAGACGGTGCAGCTGAAGGTGCAGCCCATCCTGGAGCTGAGCGAGCTGAGCCGCTGCTGGCTGCGGGGCGGCGAGggcgcgcgccgcgccgcctgcGAG CTggaccccgcggccccggcgtcGGCACCCAGCCAG GGTCAGGCGGACGATGCCCCGGCAGCCCCGTGCGGCCCGATCCCCGCTgcagctcag GCCAAGACGGAGGAGCAGATGGCGGCCGAGGAGGCCTGGTACGAGACGGACAAGGTGTGGCTGGTGCACCGGGATGGCTTCTCCTTGG CGAGCCAGCTCCGGGCGGACGAGGCCAGCCTGCTGCCCGAGGGCAAGGCGAAGGTGAAGCTGGACCATGACGGGGCCGTCCTGGAGGTGGATGAGGACGACGTGGAGAAG GCCAACCCCCCGTCCTGCGACCGCGCCGAGGACCTCGCCAGCCTCGTCTACCTCAACGAGTCCAGCGTGCTGCACACGCTGCGGCAGCGCTACGGCGGCAACCTCGTGCACACCTACGCCGGGCCCACCATGGTCATCGTCAACCCGCTGAGCTCCCCGTCCATGTACTCCGAGAAG GTCATGCACATGTTCAAAGGGTGCCGCCGGGAGGACATGTCGCCGCACATCTACGCCGTGGCGCAGGCCGCCTACCGCAGCATGCTGATGAGCCGCCAGGACCAGGCCGTggtgctgctgggcagcagcggcagcggcaagACCACCAACTGCCAGCACCTGGTGCAGTACCTGGCCACCATCGCCGGCAGCACGGGCAAGGTCTTCTCGG CGGAGAAGTGGCAGGCTCTGTACACCATCCTGGAGGCTTTTGGCAATAGCAGCACCAGCATGAACGGCAACGCCACCCGCTTCTCCCAGATCATCTCCCTGGACTTCGACCAGGCCGGGCAGGTGGCCTCCGCCTCGGTGCAG ACGCTGCTGCTCGAGAAGCTCCGTGTCGCCCGGCGCCCGGCCAACGAAGCCACCTTCAACGTCTTCTACTACCTGCTGGCCTGCTCCGATAGCGCCCTGCG GACCGAGCTTCACTTCAACCACCTGGCAGAGAACAACGTCTTTGGCATTGTGCCACTTTCCAAG CCGGAGGAAAAGCAGAAGGCGACGCAGCAGTTCAACAAGCTGCAGGCCGCCATGAAGGTGATGGGCATCTCTGGCGACGAGCAGAAGGCCTTCTGGCTCGTCCTGGGGGCCATTTACCACCTCGGGGCTGCCGGAGCCACCAAAG AGCCGCTGGCGGACGGAGCCG ACGCCGACGAAG CCGGGAGGAAGCAGTTTGCGCGGCACGAGTGGGCTCAGAAAGCCGCCtacctgctgggctgcggcctggAGGAGCTCTCCTCCTCCGTCTTCAAGCACCAGCCCAAGGGCAGCCTGCAGAGATCCACCTCCTTCCGCCAGGGCCCCGAGGACGCCGGCCTGGGCGACGGCACAG GTCCCAAGCTTTCGGCGCTGGAGTGCTTGGAGGGCATGGCCGCGGGCTTGTACTCGGAGCTCTTCACCCTGCTCATCTCGCTGCTCAACAG GGCCCTCAAGTCGAGCCAGCACTCGCTGTGCTCGGTGACGGTGGTGGACACCCCCGGCGCCCAGAACCCGGCGCTGGCGGGGCAGAGCCGCGGGGCCACCTTCGAGGAGCTGTGCCACAACTACGCCCAGGAGCGCCTGCAGCTGCTCTTCCACCAGCGCACCTGTGCCCAGGAGCTCGAGCGCTACAAGGAG GAAAACATAGAGCTTGCACTGGCTGACACAGAGCCCAGCACCCCGGGCTCTGTAGCCACTGTAGACCAGCCCTCACACCAGGCACTG GTGCGCTCGCTGGCCCGCACGGACGAGGCCCGcgggctgctgtggctgctggaggaggaggcgctGCAGCCCGGCGGCACCGAGGACACCTTGCTGGAGCGGCTCTTCTCCTACTACGGCCCCCAGGAGGGCGGCAAGAAAG GGCACGACCCGCTGCTCCCCAGCGACAAGCCCCGCCACTTCTTCCTGGGCCACAGCTCGGGGACCAACTGGGTGGAGTACGATGCCACGGGCTGGCTCAACCACGTCAAGCACAACCCGGCCTCCCAGAACGCCTCCGTGCTGCTGCAGGAGTCGCAGAA GAAGATCATCAGCAGCCTGTTCGCGGGCCGCGCCGGCTCGGCGCTGGTGCTGTCGGGCTCGGTGgcggggctggagggggggtCCCAGCTGGCGCTGCGCCGGGCCACCAGCATGCGCAAGACCTTCACCACCGGCGTGGCCGCCGTGAAGAAGAAGTCGCTGTGCATCCAGATCAAGCTGCAAGTG GACGCCCTCATCGACAGCATCAAGAAGTCCAAGGTGCACTTCGTGCACTGCTTCCTGCCCAAGGcggagggcgccggcggggacccccggggcctgCCGTCCCAGCGGGTCAGCGGCAGCGAGCTGGACCTGCCGGCGGAGCACTGCGAGGCCGGCCTCATGCAGCTCGATGTGCCGCTGCTGCGCGCCCAGCTCCGGGGCTCCCGCCTGCTCGACGCCCTGCGCATGTACCGCCAAG GTTACCCCGACCACATGGTCTTCGCGGAGTTCAGGCGGCGCTTCGACGTCCTGGCCCCTCACCTGACGAAGAAGCACGGCCGCAACTACATCGTGGTGGACGAGAAGCGG GCGGTGGAAGAGCTGCTGGAGTCGCTGGACTTGGAGAAGAGCAGCTACCACATGGGCCTGAGCCGG gtGTTTTTCCGGGCAGGGTGCCTGGCCAGGCTGGAGGAGCAGCGGGACGAGCAGACGAGCAAGAACATCACGCTGTTCCAGGCGGCGTGCAGGGGGTTCCTGGCACGGCAGCTCTTCAAGAAGAGGAAG ATCCAGGATCTGGCCATCCGCTGCGTGCAGAAGAACATCAAGAAGAACAAGGGGGTGAAGGGCTGGCCCTGGTGGAAGCTGTTCACCACCGTGCGGCCCCTCATCGAGGTGCAGCTCACCGAGGACCAGATCCGCGGCAAGGAC GAAGAGATCCAGCAGCTCAAGGGCAAACTCGAGAAGGTGGAGAAGGAGCGCAACGAGCTCCGGCTGCACAGCGACCGCCTGGAGAGCAGG ATCACGGAGCTGACGTCGGAGCTGACGGACGAGCGCAACGCGGGCGAGTCGGCCTCGCAGCTGCTGGACGCCGAGACGGCCGAGAGGCTGCAGGCCGAGAAGGAGATGAAGGACCTGCAG gccaaGTACGATGCTCTGAAGAAGCAGATGGAGTCCATGGAGATGGAGGTGATGGAGGCCCGGCTCATCCGGGCGGCCGAGCTCAACGGGGAGCTGGACGACGATGACTCAG GTGGCGAGTGGCGGCTGAAATACGAGCGGGCGGTGCGGGAGATCGACTTCACCAAGaagcggctgcagcaggagctggaggacaagctggagctggagcagcagggcAAGAGGCAGCTGGAGAGGAGG CTGACGGACCTGCAGGCCGACAGCGACGAGAGCCAGCGGGCgctgcagcagctgaagaagaAGTGCCAGCGCCTGGCGTCGGAGCTGCAGGACACCAAGCTGCACCTCGAGGGCCAGCAGGGACGCAACCACGACCTGGAGAAGAAGCAGCGGAg GTTCGACGGCGAGCTCGCGCAGGCCCACGAGGAAGCGCAGCGGGAGAGGCTGCAGCGGGAGAAGCTGAGCCGGGAGAAGGACGTGCTGGTGGCCGAGGCCTTCGGCCTCAAGCAGCTGCTGGAG GACAGGGACGCGGACATCGCCGGCCTGACGCAGAAGGTGGAGGGGCTGGAGGCCGAGCTGCAGGACATCTCGTCGCAGGAGTCCAAGGACGAGGCCTCCCTCGCCAAGGTGAAGAAGCAGCTGCGCGACCTGGAGGCGAAGGCCAAGGAccaggaggaggaactggatgAGCAGGCCGGCACCATCCAGATGCTGGAGCAG GCCAAGCTGCggctggagatggagatggagcgGCTGCGGCAGACCCACGCCAAGGAGGTGGAGAGCCGCGACGAGGAGGTGGAGGAGATACGGCAGTCGTGCCAGAAGAAG CTGAAGCAGATGGAggtgcagctggaggaggagtATGAAGACAAGCAGAAGGTGCTGAGGGAGAAGCGGGAGCTGGAGAGCAAGTTAACCGCCGTCAGCGACCAG GTCAACCAGCGGGACTTTGAGACGGAGAAGCGCCTGCGCAGGGACCTGAAGAGGACCAAGGCGCTGCTGGCCGACGCTCAGATCATGCTCGACCACCTGAAGAACAACGCGCCCAGCAAGAGGGAGATCGCCCAGCTCAAGAACCAG ctcGAGGAGTCGGAGTTCACCTGCGCGGCCGCCGTCAAAGCCCGCAAGTCCATGGAGGTGGAAATCGAAGATCTCCACTTGCAGATCGACGACCTCTCCAAGGCCAAGGCGGCG ctggaggagcagctgagCCGGCTGCAGCGGGAGAAGAACGAGGTGCAGAGTCGCCTGGAGGAGGACCAGGAGGACATGAACGAACTGATGAAGAAGCACAAGGCAGCCGTGGCCCAG GCTTCCCGGGACCTGGCGCAGATGAACGACCTCCAGACGCAGCTGGAGGACGTCGGcaaggagaagcaggagctgcaggagaag CTGCAagggctgcagagccagctggagTTCCTCGAGCAGTCCATGGTGGACAAGTCGCTGGTGAGCCGGCAGGAAGCCAAGATCCGCGAGCTGGAGACGCGGCTGGAGTTCGAGCGGACGCAAGTCAAGCGGCTGGAG AGCCTGGCCACGCGCCTCAAGGAGAACCTGGAGAAGCTGACGGAGGAGCGGGACCAGCGGGCAGCCGCCGAGAGCCGCGAGAAGGAGCAGAACAAGCGGCTGCAGCGGCAGCTCCGCGACGTCAAGGAGGAGATGGGCGAGCTGGCCAAGAAGGAGGCGGAGGCCAGCCGCAAGAAGCACGAGCTG GAGATGGACCTGGAGAGCCTGGAGGCCGCCAACCAGAGCCTGCAGTCGGACCTGAAGCTGGCCTTCAAGCGCATCGGGGACCTGCAGGCTGCCATCGAGGACGAGATGGAGAGCGACAGCAACGAGGACCTCATCAACAG tTTGCAGGACATGGTgacaaaatatcagaaaagaaagaataaact CGACGGCGACTCGGACGCGGACTCGGAGCTGGAGGACCGGGTGGACGGCGTCAAGTCGTGGCTCTCCAAGAGCAAAGGCTCCTCCAAAGCGGTCTCGGACGACGGCAGCCTCAAGGGCAGCAG GGACGGGCAGGACGGCGGGGAGCCCGCGGAGCGGCCGGCGTCGGCGGCGAGCTCGCTCAGCTACCGCAAGCGCGCCGGCCTCACCGACTCCATCGGCGGCCGCGGGGACGAGCGGACGCTCTTCTCCGCCCTGGGCGAGCGGCCGGCGTCGCCCGAGCGCCCGCGCCGCAGTGCCCGACGGGACGCCGAGCCCCGGGACCGGGCGGCCGCCGTGGCGCGGGCTTTCGCCGAGGCCAGCAGCCGGGCGCGCGAGGGGCTGCAGAAGCGCTGGTCCCTCTCGGCCACCGACGTGGGCAAAgcctccgccgcctccgccccggTGAGCCGGGCGTCCTCGGCCTCGTGGCGCGGCCCGGACGACGAGGGGGACGACGGCGGCTCGGCGCTGAGCTTCGCCCTCTCCAGCCCGGGCAGCCTGCGGAGCCGCCGGCCCGACTCGCGGCTCTCGCTGGCCCGGAGCCGCGCGGATGAGgcggaggagggcggcggcggtgcccgctCGCCCTGCAGCCCGCCGCCGCTGGGGCGCAGCTTCTCcgtgccgccgcggccgcgcagtgCCGCCTCCAGCGCCGgtggccgccccgccgccgcgccccgctcctACCTCGACCCCGACCTGGAGGCCGCCATCGAGGAGGTGCTCAGCTACCGGCCCCTCGGGGCGGCGCGCTCCCACCCCGGCtccgacgaggaggaggaggaggaggaagacggCAGGAGCGTGCGCAGTGCCCGCAGCGCCATACTGCCGCGCGCCGCCGACTGCCCCGCCGGTGGCCTCCGCCGCTCTGCCTCCGCCCTCGACTTctgccggccgccccgcggcaaGGGCCGGCACGGGGGCAGCTCCGCCGAGTCCTCCGAGGAAGAGGAGCCGAAGAGGAAGGGCTCCAAGAAGCACGCCAAGAAGGCCAAGAAGAAagccaagaagaagaagaagcagccgTCCGAGTCTGAGTCCTCCTCCGAGTCCTCCAGCGAGTCCTCCTCCGAGTCCTCCTCCAGCTCCACCGTCTCCTACCggagcagctccagcatcaaGAAGGGCCCCGGGAAGACGGGCCCGGCCGCGGAGGCAAGCGCCGGAGCGGGGCGCTCCGgcaaggagaagaaggaggagaagaagcGGAAGAAGCAGGTCGACAGCCTGATGATGAAGTAC